From the Myripristis murdjan chromosome 14, fMyrMur1.1, whole genome shotgun sequence genome, one window contains:
- the LOC115371047 gene encoding uncharacterized protein LOC115371047, producing MDGRVTSVRLWVAGGKSLIVFMAYMPNDISEYPAFPEPLRSVIVRAPSGDSVDLLEDFNSHLGNDGEIWSGLKNISHLEAELKQKDISSKISQLLLLPKLNNLLSRASLVAVLWTESAQTTPPTVQFLYWHITTPPPPSCGPALLPTELWRLSAVILKILGFTWELNQKLQPALSAVLNMLMAGLSLAEGSVLAGGLAAVDSFRRSNYKINLTSWICRNSLHLPASPQQQKIPEPAAKRRPGPATSPSPRYRAHRVKGNDCFDPEAERGLVGRVVYASLTMGSSCMFLYINSVLLFTLRSKSVFRETSRYILLYNLLFADTVYLISSALLHLLAAFRIKLTVYMCSVVMSPPLLVYSISPLTLTVMSLERFVAICYPLRHTVIITIRNTGVAITMVWVTSSLRIIIRVLTLLCSNSEFLFNLQMNDFCSEEALFLVPIYYYFVTAYSGIVFLSAGVTIICSYIGVMLVARSASTNKASARKASQTLLLHLFQLGLILISTFHSNIITAAATIMDRSHVLRLSILFFICLTILPRCLSTFIYGLRDQTIRPFLIQHLCCHQKLKERSVSLYRLITYFEVLTHPGHGYPHRA from the exons ATGGATGGGAGGGTCACCTCTGTGCGCCTTTGGGTAGCAGGAGGGAAATCTCTGATTGTCTTCATGGCATACATGCCAAATGACATCTCAGAGTACCCAGCCTTCCCAGAGCCACTGAGAAGTGTCATAGTGAGGGCACCATCTGGGGACTCTGTGGATCTACTGGAGGACTTCAACTCGCACCTTGGCAATGATGGGGAAATTTGGAGTGGG TTGAAAAACATCTCTCACCTGGAGGCTGAGCTGAAACAGAAAGACATATCGTCCAAGATTTCTCAGCTGTTGCTACTGCCCAAGCTAAACAACTTGTTGTCCCGGGCTTCACTGGTGGCGGTGCTCTGGACAGAATCAGCACAAACCACTCCCCCGACTGTCCAGTTCCTGTACTGGCATATAACAACACCACCCCCACCATCCTGTGGTCCTGCTCTGTTGCCAACTGAGCTCTGGAGGCTGTCCGCAGTCATATTGAAGATCCTTGGATTCACCTGGGAGCTAAACCAAAAGCTCCAACCAGCTCTATCCGCCGTGCTGAACATGCTGATGGCTGGGCTGTCGTTGGCTGAGGGAAGTGTACTGGCAGGTGGTCTTGCTGCTGTCGACAGCTTCAGGAGATCCaactataaaataaatttgacgTCCTGGATCTGCAGGAATTCCCTCCATTTGCCTGCCAGTCCCCAGCAACAAAAAATACCTGAGCCAGCTGCAAAGCGGCGCCCTGGACCGGCAACAAGCCCCTCTCcgcggtaccgcgcccaccg TGTTAAGGGCAATGACTGTTTTGACCCAGAAGCAGAACGTGGACTAGTAGGCAGAGTAG TATATGCCAGTCTGACCATGGGGTCCAGCTGCATGTTCCTCTACATCAACAGTGTCCTGCTGTTCACCTTGAGGAGTAAGTCGGTATTTCGTGAAACCTCCCGCTACATCCTGCTGTATAATCTTCTTTTTGCAGACACTGTTTATCTGATATCAAGTGCACTGCTTCACCTGTTGGCTGCTTTTCGGATAAAACTGACAGTTTACATGTGCAGTGTTGTAATGTCACCCCCACTGCTCGTGTACTCAATCTCGCCTCTAACCTTAACGGTGATGTCACTGGAGAGATTCGTGGCCATATGCTATCCACTGAGACacactgtcatcatcaccatcagaaACACAGGTGTGGCAATCACCATGGTGTGGGTCACCAGTTCCCTCCGCATCATCATTCGTGTTTTAACGCTATTATGTTCAAACTCTGAGTTCTTATTCAACCTGCAGATGAACGACTTCTGCTCCGAAGAGGCCTTGTTTCTTGtaccaatatattattattttgtcacagCATATTCTGGCAttgtcttcctgtctgcaggTGTCACAATCATCTGTTCCTATATAGGTGTGATGCTTgttgccaggtctgcttcaacAAACAAAGCCTCAGCCAGAAAGGCCAGCCAAACCCTTTTGCTCCACCTGTTTCAGCTGGGCCTGATCCTCATCTCCACTTTTCACTCCAACATCATCACAGCCGCTGCTACAATCATGGACAGATCACATGTTTTACGCCTTTccattcttttctttatttgccTCACCATCCTCCCCAGGTGTTTGAGTACTTTCATCTATGGCCTCAGAGACCAAACCATCAGGCCATTCCTCATACAGCATCTATGCTGTCA TCAAAAGCTAAAGGAAAGGTCCGTTAGCCTTTATAGATTAATCACATATTTCGAG GTTCTCactcatccaggtcatggttaccCACACAGAGCTTAG
- the LOC115371046 gene encoding odorant receptor 131-2-like encodes MSIQLWENSSASQQYETVQAEAFKIFLALSSCIIFLYINAVMLFTLRSKPVFSQTPRYILLYNLLFAETIQLALGQLLYILAAARVYMVRYVCLIITMITIITTGISPLNLAVMSLERYVAVCYPLRHASIITIRGTTTAVAVIWAICLVKQLISLLMLLFLETMPLHNLMQGFCAKHAIYHQNILEDLDKGFMYTVFVFVGGVIICSYFGVIISARSASTGTASANKALKTVLLHMFQLVLTLLSTMVTSIMSALHGKVDQITIKRMYYVFFIFLVNLPRSLSCLIYGLRDQTIRPLLVQHLCFCLKHHMMPAGQLNKH; translated from the coding sequence ATGTCCATCCAGTTGTGGGAAAATTCTTCGGCCAGTCAGCAGTATGAGACTGTGCAAGCAGAAGCGTTCAAAATTTTCCTGGCACTCTCATCTTGCATTATCTTCCTTTACATTAATGCTGTTATGCTGTTCACTCTGAGAAGCAAGCCAGTGTTCAGTCAAACTCCCCGCTACATCCTGCTGTACAACCTCCTCTTCGCAGAGACCATCCAGCTGGCACTGGGCCAGTTACTTTACATCCTGGCAGCAGCCAGAGTGTACATGGTACGCTATGTCTGCCTAATCATCACCATGATTACAATAATCACCACTGGCATTTCTCCCCTCAACCTTGCTGTCATGTCATTGGAGCGCTACGTGGCGGTCTGCTATCCACTGAGGCATGCTagcatcatcaccatcagaggcaccaccactgctgttgctgtcaTATGGGCCATCTGCTTGGTAAAACAGCTAATAAGCCTCTTAATGCTGCTCTTCCTGGAGACCATGCCCTTACACAATTTAATGCAGGGTTTCTGTGCAAAGCATGCCATTTACCACCAGAACATTTTGGAAGACCTTGACAAGGGCTTCATgtacactgtgtttgtgtttgtgggcgGGGTCATCATCTGCTCatattttggtgtgatcatctCAGCGAGGTCCGCCTCGACAGGCACAGCCTCAGCTAACAAAGCTCTTAAGACAGTCCTGTTGCACATGTTCCAGCTGGTTCTGACTCTTCTGTCCACCATGGTCACCAGCATAATGTCGGCCCTCCACGGAAAAGTCGATCAAATCACCATTAAACGCATGTACTATGTTTTCTTTATCTTCCTTGTCAATTTACCCAGAAGCCTCAGCTGCCTGATATATGGCCTAAGAGACCAAACCATCAGACCCCTCCTTGTCCAGCACCTATGCTTCTGCCTCAAACACCACATGATGCCTGCTGGACAATTGAATAAGCACTGA